The following coding sequences are from one Acomys russatus chromosome 16, mAcoRus1.1, whole genome shotgun sequence window:
- the Arl5c gene encoding putative ADP-ribosylation factor-like protein 5C isoform X2 — MGQLIAKLMRIFGSQEHKVIIVGLDNAGKTTILYQFLTNEVVHTCSTIGSNVEEIVLQKSHFLMWDLGGQEALRSAWDTYYSNAEALQDASVLIFANKQDVKDSMTTAEISQFLTLSAIRDHPWHIQGCCALTGEGLPAGLQWLQSQATSN, encoded by the exons ATGGGACAGCTGATAGCCAAACTGATGCGAATCTTTGGGAGCCAGG AGCACAAAGTCATCATCGTGGGACTGGACAATGCAGGAAAGACCACCATTCTCTACCAATT CCTGACCAACGAGGTGGTTCACACGTGTTCCACCATTGGGAGCAACGTGGAAGAAATTGTTCTTCAGAAGTCCCACTtcctcatgtgggacctgggGGGCCAGGAGGCACTGCGCTCCGCCTGGGACACATACTACTCCAATGCTGAG GCACTTCAAGATGCTTCCGTCCTCATCTTTGCCAACAAGCAGGACGTAAAAGACTCCATGACCACGGCAGAAATCTCCCAGTTCCTCACACTCAGTGCCATCAGAGATCACCCGTGGCACATCCAGGGCTGCTGCGCTCTCACCGGAGAAGG GCTGCCAGCTGGGCTGCAGTGGCTGCAATCTCAGGCCACCTCCAACTGA
- the Arl5c gene encoding putative ADP-ribosylation factor-like protein 5C isoform X1: MGQLIAKLMRIFGSQEHKVIIVGLDNAGKTTILYQFLTNEVVHTCSTIGSNVEEIVLQKSHFLMWDLGGQEALRSAWDTYYSNAEFVILVIDSTDRNRLSTTREELYKMLAHEALQDASVLIFANKQDVKDSMTTAEISQFLTLSAIRDHPWHIQGCCALTGEGLPAGLQWLQSQATSN, from the exons ATGGGACAGCTGATAGCCAAACTGATGCGAATCTTTGGGAGCCAGG AGCACAAAGTCATCATCGTGGGACTGGACAATGCAGGAAAGACCACCATTCTCTACCAATT CCTGACCAACGAGGTGGTTCACACGTGTTCCACCATTGGGAGCAACGTGGAAGAAATTGTTCTTCAGAAGTCCCACTtcctcatgtgggacctgggGGGCCAGGAGGCACTGCGCTCCGCCTGGGACACATACTACTCCAATGCTGAG TTTGTCATCCTTGTGATCGATAGTACAGACCGGAATAGGCTGTCGACCACCCGGGAGGAGCTGTATAAGATGCTGGCCCACGAG GCACTTCAAGATGCTTCCGTCCTCATCTTTGCCAACAAGCAGGACGTAAAAGACTCCATGACCACGGCAGAAATCTCCCAGTTCCTCACACTCAGTGCCATCAGAGATCACCCGTGGCACATCCAGGGCTGCTGCGCTCTCACCGGAGAAGG GCTGCCAGCTGGGCTGCAGTGGCTGCAATCTCAGGCCACCTCCAACTGA